ctaaaaatagaaaaattctaaaaaatttttttttgtcaattaataacTCTGTAAATCAATAAATTCCATATtcccaatattattaatttatagagtttttactgcatatttattttaaaataataaataaaacttttaaaattagattttgacaGTTACGTtcaatgtttgattttttatataattttttggttcTAATTGTATATGTCTGGGTGTTTATGAAATTATATTCGGTTTTCGATCAGTTATTTCAATTTatgtttgattaataaaattgacaaCCGGTTAAtacatgaaatttattttattccaaATAACTtcagtttttgaaaatttctggttatttagaataaatataccGGTCGGATAAAATACAAGGTAATCACTGTTTCCATATAGGAATATGGGTCTACATTCCCCATATTTATTGCTTAGTCGTGTTAATATtaggcctgagacttttatccgagatccggattcgattcGAGAttggatccggatccgatccgaaaatccggatatccggaagggccgaatccggatacggataataaaatgttggatctgtcaaagccggatccggatccggatattttaattttttagtccaGATATCTGGATctgtaagttttatttataactatttcaaaaatagtaatatctatatataaaaattaattgtatttaatatatttcatttttataatagtatatgtaaattttatgtaaataatattatacatagaaataattaaagacattatatattttttatttttaaattattgttaatattttatatatactaatattattttttatttattttaaggatccaaatccggatccggatccttatccggcggatccataatttaactatccttatccggatccgggattctcggatatccgggtgtcggatatccttctaaaaattgtactatccggcggatatccgatCAGTCCCAGACGGATTCAAAATTGAAAATCTGTTTTGTAATAACACAATGTGTTAAAtggataaatattaaaatttcatattttattttcaaatcaaacaaaaacataaaaaataaataataaataatcagAAAACAGGTTAAATAGATATGTaaacatttacaaaatttaataaaatattaaaataaaacaattaacatattaagtcaaaaaatcaaaatcaaaattttaaagaaaaatatataatccgcgcgtagcgcggaaacgGACCTAGTTATCGTAGTTGTTTGATGATCTCGTTCAACTATACGTGTCTTGGTTCATGTATAATCAACACTTGGTCGCCTGGTGAAATCGTACATGAACCACCATTAGCTGAGCAGGACGTATGGGAAAAATATGTCTTCtcgaatgttatatatattggCTCAACATGTCTGAGATTGGTTACATGATTTAAAAGAAGATGATGAGTTTCTCGATTCTGTTTCCATGGAGTTTCCTGTACTGAACTGTACGACCTCCATAAGCAGCGTACGTCTAGTTCAAATGCCGTAACAGCTTCATCCTATAGCACTAAAATCTCtttcatatgatttttaatccttttttttaatgaatgtaagATTGTATTAGATCCAACAACGTGTTTATAACTGAGTGTTACATTTTGTTTAGAGTTTTCAAGCTCTCAGACTTTTGAACTTAGAAAGAAAATTCTCCTTTAGCTTCTTATGCTGTGTATTCGAGCCATCGTAGCaagcttcctgatgattcttcTCTCCTCTTCCTACTTATTGATAGAAGACGGTCCTCCTCACATCGATCAATCCTCTTTAACAGTGTGTCCACAGATATTTGATTTTCTCCATGCCTTCTCTGGTTACTGCTCTTGCCAGGTATGATACATAGTAGTTATGAAAGCATATCTAGCTTTGTCTTATCAATATGTCACACAAAAGCTTGATCAATTCCTCCTAGTCTCGCGTGAACTGCCTTCCCAGCAAGGCACTGACCAGTTTTACTGTGTATAGCTCTTGTGCTTTGTCTCCGTATTTGAGAATCTTTCTCCACATCCAAGAACCCCTGTTTGCACTATCCTTAACAGTTCTGTTAGCTTCGGGTTTATTATGGACTTccaatttaaaatcaattggtagtgagtggattggccctaaccctttatatagtaGTAGATTAATTCTTATATTTATAATGTGGGATGTTTCTCATCAATACCCTCCCTCACGCTCAGACATCTAGGTTTGAAGCGTAGAAAATGTGGGAATAACATCCACAGAGGACCCAACATCGGTATAGTAGTAGTAAATTAGGTCAAAGGATCTTATCGctttgataccatgttagattcgggtttattatgggATTCCAACTTAAAATTAATTGGTAGTGAGTGGATtggccctaaccctttatatagtagtagattaattcttatatttccgatgtgggatgtttctcatcaataaGTCCAGAAGTTTTCCTTCAAGTGGGTTTGTGTAATCTATTTTACCCCCAAAGTGTTTGGGAACACAGGATTCTCCATATCTGCTTAAGGCAGCTGACTTGAACCTGGTCCTGGAAAGAGAAAAGCCGAACAAAGCCTATTCAGCTCTTTGATGCATTCATTTGGCAATCTGTATGCTTTGATCCAGAAGTTAATAGTGCTAAGGATTATCGAGTTAACCAAGCCTCCCCGCGTAGGATAAGAATCTTGTTATCCATGATCTGAATTTTGTTCGAATTCTTTCCACCAAAGGCTGATAATCATGTACAGTGCTGTCATTCTTTTGGTGAGAAGGGGAAGTCCGAGGTAATTGACTGGAAGATCTCTGGTAGCAAATGGGAAAGACGATGTTATCTCTGTCTGGATGGCCTGATTTATTCCTGCAAGGTATTGAGTTGATTTCTCTATATTTATGTGGAGACCAGATATCTCTTCAAATGTGTTAAAATGTCAATAACCTCTTCCACcaagcttttctttctttccacaAAAATCATGAGATTAATCTTCTTGCACTTTGGGGATATCCAATTCTTTTCTCTAGAGCTGCTTTATCTATCAGCTTCGATACGACATTCATGCAGATGAAAAATAGGTAAGGAGACAGGGAGCATCCCTCCTCTCTCAGACTCTCACTTCTGAAATAACCCGGCTAGCTTACTATTCACTTAGACATAGAAGGAGGCTCTTGTTATACATAGACGAATCCAGTGTATGAAACTCTGCGGACAGTTTAGAGAAGAAGACAGGATATTCAGAAGAAAAATCTATTGTACATAATTGAAAGCCTTTGCAATGTCTATTTTCATAGCTCCTCGTGGTGACAATAAACTCCTTATGATAATATTTAATAACTTCAGTGGCTAACAACACATTTTCCATCAAAAGGCGCGTTTGAAAGCCGTTTGGTTTTGTGAAATAAACTGCGGACTTATTTAAGCCTAGatatttgtattaatctttGAAATTACTTTATACAGTACATTGTAAACGGAGATTAGTCGGAAGTCTTTCATCTCGACTTGATTGTCCTTCTTCGGTATGAGAGCTAGAATCGTTCAAACCCTTAGGAAGAAATCCTTTTACACAATAAAAAGATTTCACTGCTGCGACTATATCCTTCCATAGTACTGCCCATGATACTTTGAACAATTCACTGGTGTATCCATCTGACCTTGGTGACTTATTGTTTGGCATGGTGAACAGGGTTCTCTCAATCACTGTTTCTGTTACTTCTTCAATAAGCTGTGCTTTTTCAAACTCAGAGAACCGGAAGACAAGGATCTCCTGAAGGTATTCAACTGGCATACCTTTTTATTCTTGAGGCTTCTTTGTGAGGAACTCATGGAAGAACTTTTCAGCTTCAACTTTAATATCCTCCTGATCCTTTAGCATCTCTTCATAACCGTTCTTTATTTCTCGGATTTTCTCGAATCATGTTATGGATCTTCCTCGCCTGGAtagttttgtataaaaataggATGTTCCTATCCCCCACGTCAAGCCAATGCAATTTGGCTTGCTGTTTTAATCTTCCTACAAAGAGAAATGTAATAAAAAGAAGTTCACCAGACAGAATCTTTACCAAGCCAAACCAGTATTATGGTACAGAGCAACTGTTCTTAACGTGCATATCTGTCCAATTTgcaatttttcttcttttaaatatttttacttgcATAAACTAAACCATTTTTATCAAAGATAGACACACGGTTGCCTTAGTCGTCAGTGGAGAAAAAGGAGATTTTTTGTCTGTTCTTGCCGGTGATTTTTGTAGCACAGGGGCCGAAAAATCTCTTctaatattttcttcttcttctttgtttctaGCATTATGGTTTCATTTcgattgtttttattaatttgttggggatatttttttcatttctacCGATTTGTAACCGGAGACACATTCAATTTACTCTAATCTTTGTTGTAATGGTTATAGCAGGTTGATTCACGGGTTTTAGAAAAAACCTTTTTAAAAGAACCTTTTCAGGAACGTATCTAACCAAAGAAAAAGATTTATCTTTATCTCTAGTGGTAAATGGGTTGCAGCTGTAACTTCCACCACTTGGATTCAACTCACGGTGGGATGGACTATTTACAATGCTTTGGTTCCCGGCAAATAGGTAAAAACACCTTttttatttagcaaaaaaaaaatttatctttatcTGGAAAATTTTTTTGGTGTATGTTATGAATGACTGCAGCCCGTTAATCTGTTATGATGTGGAAAAATAATTCCATTGTTAAAAACCGCGGAATAAGATCATTCTATTCTTCTAATAAATGTATTGGTAAAATCCAAAACATATACGATGTAGCTTAACACCAGCGCAATTGCGCaggatgaatgttatatataaaactaatttttatctattatttatttttattcatttacgtattatgtatataattaaattagagtaaagacataaatcaaaaacaatacatcttgtttatttataatatttgtgGGTATATAAATCagaacaattattttatttattttatatggtatataactaaatttcagtgacatatacatagatatataatagattttaatataaatatttattatttagaatTCATACTTatatgataaacacaaaatttctaatgtgcgattttttgaatgcaaatttcaaaattaaaatattaatgtttcaatactttttcaatacaaattttgaaattatcatCTTTaagtattaatatataatatgaatatctagtaaatgagacttcatatccatatgatttatgatcatttatattttgttattatcagaaaaagttaaaccattgatcacaaaattttagtgtgagacgtttaacgtttttagtaatttatagtcattttaaaattcaaaatataacatatatgaaaaaaatattttttattatataattagtgttgttgtttaatatattttaataatatagaattaaacataaaagagctaagatacaaaaattattatcaaagatttattattcataaccattgattgtcatatatacgttaatcatattaggtaattccacttttatttaaggaaagagcGAGAATATTCTTTCgtacactatttatcaatttaatagttagtttaataaaacatataatataagttaagatggaccaacctatttctctaaaaattctGAATTCCATTTTTATAGTGATACGTggctacaaaacaatgttgtaatgtttcttaattaatatGTAAGGGATTTCATCATTAATTTCTATCAAAGTCGTTTTTGTCAGAGCATAATTTAACGATTTCGATGTGTTTCTTAAAGagttgttttaacttttttgaTGTGATATATCATATCTACTTTtctgttgttgtttttgatagATTATATTGAATAAAAGAAGTTTTATACGGAAAATGATTGTTTTTCTAAACATCAAGACCTATATACTTTATTAGGCTGACTTCAGAAAAAACCTTAATCGGTAGAATAGAAAACCTCGTGCTCAAAACTTTTTTTGCAAAATGATGGttacaaatattaaaagtacataatgtcaaaaagaaaagaaattactaaacaaagaacatgtgtgaataaatttatcaatttccaaaattaaatttcacCATTCCTTTCTTCTTTAATTAACTTGAACATTTGAGAGCAGATGATTCGTAATTCACGCCGATATACTAAACTACACCCACCAATTATGAATCTCCCTAAATATGAAATTAGTCACTTTCCCCCAAAATTGTAGTCTGCCTAAATTTTCTCATTGCCTCTTCCCTCAAATAGCCTAAAAATCTAGTCagtttatatctatatatttgtaaatcaAATCACCATCCTCATCAATCtcacaataacaacaacaaaatgtcTAAAACATCAATCCTTTTACCTTTTCTTCTCCTAATCATATTTGTCTCTACATCTCAAGCAAATCGTCAACTCTGGGATGGTGGTTTACTCGGATCCAAATCCGGGGTTAATGGGATTCCTGGGCTTCAAGGAAATGTAAATTGGATGAATCCAACACATACATGCACAATGCAAGGACCTTGTCGCGGTAAGAAGCTCACGTGTCCCGCAGCGTGCTACAAATCATCCAACGTTAACAAGGAAGGTTATAAAAGCAGCAGCAAGAGCGGAGGATGTACATTTGACTGTACTAATAAGTGTACCGCCTCTTGTTAATTTggacatatatattatatgttcttcCTATGCTTTATTATcttataatctatatataatctatatatatatatatatatatattaaaacggCATTTGTATTGGAgagtttgtttctcttttgtaTGGATACATTTTGATTAGTAGTGTTATATCACTCTatgtacataatatatatacttatgacATATAATATTTTGCGTTTCTCAAGTTGTATGAGAGATTCTGTAAGTGTTAAACTATGGCTTGATTCAGAAGTAAAAAGCTGAACAAGGTGATTTATCACTTTAATTCAGAGGATTTCCATTTCATAATATAGTCTATGTATTCAAAgatgaataaaacatatatcCTGACACGGCTCTTTACTTTGAACTAGAtgttttgcccgcacatgcgggcTTAAtcgttttacaaatatatattagtttatattttattaattcaaaaatcagcatgataacttattatttatgttttcaaaaacattaaatcaaacatcaaattataaatatatatatatatatatatgacataaatttaaataaaatatatatgtttattattgtgttgaaattttaaaagaaaacattcacatattaaaaatattttagtaaatatatttatacaaatttagttgattaatatttaattataaattgttcatttgttattttttaacttttataattgaaaaaataaattttaagataacaacacaatatataagaattatcttatgtaaaaacaaattactatttttaataaaaattcgtttttaattatatttataactgaaaaatatgttttaagataacaacacaatgtaaaaattatctttttgaaaaaataataatattataaataaaaattcgtttttgattatatagttaattatagataaattcattaagggtagtatagatattaaccgctctaacttttaacgtgagagctccgttgctaaaatttacttcgcaaataatagtatagattataaaatattcaaatatgcCATTCATCAGATTATAAGCATACTACTAGATTTGATATGTGCTTCAAAAGGGCAGATTTTTtagattataaataaattttgatatgaattagtattttgGAACTGTTGTGCATTATTGTGTTACAAATTCAGATTATATCGAAGAagtgaattttttaaataaaaatatataagttatgaattagtttatttgagattgtGTATTTACACTGTTATGTATTTCTCTCCTAAACATGGATATTTTATCCGGACCCAAAAAACAATCTGAAACCGATCCGAAATCCAGGTTCTCTTCGGGGTTGGGTCAAGGGAAAAGTACCTATTGTGTATTTTGGACATGCGGGTCTTTGTTCGAGTACGAATCCTATCCGAGATTCGATTGGGTAACCAAAGTACCCAAAATGTTTTGTGTTATTAAGTATATTTGGatcttttgaatatatttttggtataacTGATATTTTGAAGTTATGGGTTCAGGATTATAGTTTTGGGTTTCGAGTAAAATTTCAAgatctaaaaaatatattttgggtaTGTGTAtaaaattttaggtattttttgttttcttgggtCAGggtaaatatttgtatttttgcatatttgaatatttttgggtaatttttggattttcagatattttttggtGTTTTTAGCATATTTCAGGTACTTCGAATCTTTTCGGGTCTTGAATCCCTGAACTGATTTGTTACGTACCCAAAAGTCCAGGTATTTGAATTATGAACTCGGATCCACACGGACCTGAAAGAAACCTACCCGAATCTAAACCAAAAATGATCAGATACCTAGTTAGGTCGAAAATTCTAGGATCTGTACGTAAAACCCGGAGCGAAAATGAACCAGTCCGTACTTGATCTGAAAACCCATATGCCGAAGCCAACTCTCtttcattatattttgtatgCGTTTTATAAGAGTTGCATTGGTTGAGTTGGTGAAATTTAAGATTTGCTTAACATATATTTGgctaatttaataatataaaataatataaatttatatgatttttaatatttttaaacttatattaaataataaaattttagttaacgtaatatatataattttttaacagaGTTTtctaaagtgtttttttttatcaattttgattttgtaaatatttgataTCTAAATATTGTAGGTCTATTATTGAGtatatgattattattttttgaaaatgggTTTTCATTTTGAGCACATGATTCATAAAAGCTATCTTATTTCTGAAAGATCTcacattaaataaaagtttttgtaaggttaagatgaaaaaaatcaaaataaacgTTTTGAAAAGATCTTGATTAAAGATTTAACATATCTCAAATTTTTGAGTCAAATGATATACCCATACTTTTGTTTAACAAAACCGACAGGAATACGTGGACTTGAAATATTTTAACAGAATAAAAAAGTTATGTATGATTGCAgctgatatttttttggtttgaagTATTTTGTAGTGTGGTTATGTGTGGATTTAAGTGAAAGAATTGATCAAAATATAAATTCTGAAATaattgtttccttttataattattatatttgtgaATAAATATGTTGAAGAACAAATTGATAATTCCTAGAGACATATATTTGTTAAGTTTCTAGATTGCATTGTAATCTCTAAtccaaaattttcttaaattttgaagggaaaactgtttttttagagtaaaaaaatgGTAAGTATGTtcctttagactaatctatacTACTAATCCAtgcttccgtgtaagtcgtctagaaaaaaatcaaaatttatgttttatttttcaattgcaacactaacctgagacgacttctagatataacaaaaatattttgacaacTTACATTGAAATCGTCTAGATATAACTAACCTGAGACTACTTACATACTCATCTATGTTATAgactattcaattttattatattttaatttatatcacttaaaactgtttataattacatgattttaatttttcacttgtcaaaatattttttttaaaaattatagattatttttaagatcaagtataccagaagacttacatggaCGTCATCTAGACGATGTACAATATCTCAGAAGCCTCATAAGACTTTACGGGGCTATATTTGTAAAAATGAgttctgttttttgtttggtcacaagggactgactgtaatttcacaagacttttgggttattttgcacttgattcaagtttggataTACTTTTGCAATTAaagtcaagttttgagtcatatttggaaaatttcccaaattattatcatttttcatAAATACCTTAAGTTTGTTATTAAATGACAAAATTAACCCTcccaaaacatttataaatgtataagaattatttataaaggtttataaactAAACTTCACCACCTAAATATTAAATCCAAACAATAATCTTAAACACTAAGCTCAAAATGTTAAGATATCTTTTAttgagtttatttttaaaaatggtatCCAATTTACTGTATTTCAAGcactttttcaaataaaatttttattacaaaattatttcgCAAGTACAAAATGttatagtttcttttttaaaaaaataagttttgttgtttttaatagTATCCAAAATTTTCTTCTCTGTCATGTAGgttcattttaatttaatttacatataaatttcaaattttagaaatagaacataaaattatttaaaatagtatttttacaTAATACTaatgcttacaaaatattttttcttacaaaatacaaaaaaatgtaaaatagtattGTTACATTATAAcgttatataaattataatattttagtatagaaAGAAAAACCCTCACGGATGTATGGGACAAGATCtattaattagttaaaaatgcattaataaccaaaatttaaaatatttttttaagatgtgtgaaaattctaaaacttatatttttggaacatgggaaatataaaatagataatcacagaaaattatgaatttataactaaaaattaatatgttttattaatatgtgtgaaaattataaaacaatcattattttaaaatagagggtatgttaatttgattataaatgcattatttttttgtaacttaggtatttttacaaatttagccaataaaattttaataaatacaattatttttttcaaagtttACAGTTCACCATTATTACCTAATAAAAGTATATcgtaaatgtaaaaaaaaaatactttttaaaacatttttttctaaaatatagttTGTTTTTAAACTGAGAGAGTATACATTTAAAAGATTTTGTAGATGTGTCACGGTTATAGTTTTGTGCAACATGGAAGTAGTATGCACTATGCAGCTCTAGTGATATGGATAGCGTAAAAAACAGTTGAAAAAGTTATTAAACCCAATAAGTAGCATTAGCATAATCCATTATCACCAATTACCAAGTTGACTAAAATTAAAGATTCtccccaaattttttttgaagttttccttgattTACTCATTACCTCTTCCATTTAAATTgccttttaatatatttttttttgctaaattagCCTTTTAATATTCTTCATTGAATCAGTTTCAAATATTAACTTTAACGTCCGGCCTCtcttatatataactatatttaaAAGGATATTTCAGTAAAGATTTCTTGTTTTCAgaaatttgtgatttttttttttttgtaaaaatggtTGAAGGAATATTGTCTAAGGCATTTTGGGTTGCTTGTGCCACGGTATTTGCAGCTGCAACGGTGGTTTACGGGCAACAAGTGCCATATTACTTCATCTTCGGAGATTCAACTTTTGATAGTGGCAACAATAATAACTTGCAATCTAAGGCAAAAGTTAACTATTCACCTTACGGTATAGACTTTCCCGGAGGCCCGACCGGCCGGTTTACCAATGGCCGCACTATCGCAGATGTTATCGGTTAGTCTATATATGGTCTCAGGTTGAGTAACTTTACATTAATGATCTTCGATATATTATTTCAGAATTTAGATGAAAGACATGAACAAATGAAACAAggggaaattttacttttacactTTGTTTGATACCATAATTCAACTTTACCATCACTCTagaaacattttcataaatacctaAATCATTAATGGCCAAATGACTAAACTAACCTTTTTCAATTTATCTCTGATTTTTCCAATCTCGTCTTCTTCGTCAAGCTTCGGTGCCATCTTCATCGAGTCTCGCCGTCGCCGTATTCAAGAGGCGGCGCTGCTGCTCCTTCCTCCTGAACAGTGTTCTCTCTCCTCTTATCTCTCAGCTCCGATGAATCCTCCCTCCAGCTCCCGCGATGACGCGTCTTCAGCAAATCCCGATGGTGTCCTTCCTGCTTTCTTCTTCTGCACCGACGACTCAGACAGCTCAGCTCAACCATGGCGTTCACCTAAGTTTGAAGAATCCCTCAGTTGCACGTGGTAATTCTCTTGGTTTGATGTCTCCAGACCCTCCCGAACCACCAGATCCGCCGGATTTGGGATCTGTCATGGTGGAATCAAATCTTGTGACAGTCTCCTTTGAGTATGATCTTTCATCTTCTATGTATGGCCTTGATTTGCTTTAGGTTACGATGGGGATGGACTTGAGGGTTGTTCCGGCAGAGGAGTGGTGGGAAGAATGAGGGAGAGATTCTAGCCTCGATGGTGAAAGTGACCTAGGCCTTATGGTTACGGATTTTCTCGAGATGGGAGGTGGTGGAAGCGGTGGTGACCTAGGCCTTATGGTTACGGATTTTCCGGATCCTTCTTACCTTTCCGATAAGATTCAGGTACCTTAGGGTGATTTGGTTGGTTTTATTGGTGTTAGTATACGAATTGGGATCGTTTAGTTGATGAGGTTCCTTATGATCATGTTGAAGGGTAGAGGATAGCAAGGAAATGGTAGATTGGATAATATTTTGTAGTGCTTGGACATATGGTTTAGTATGATGCCTTTAGCTTGCTATAGATTGTTGGTTCTTGATTATTGAaggaaatatccaaatatatgcCTTATGATGCTGATTATAATGTTTTCCTTGCCATTTCAGAATAAACGTACAGCAAAGAACATCATTGATTTTGTCATCTGTACATAGTTGCTAATCACATTCCAATGGATAGCACTTGCCTAGAGAATTGTTTCCAGTGTGCTCTCTTCTGATGCTTATAATGTTCTTGCAACTTCACACCCCTTTGTGGCTGAGGATTTCCTCACAATTTCAAGGCTCATCAAAATGGTGTATGATCACCTTTGTAGCCAAGTTTCTTGCTGCTCTTTATGCCTTTATTACTGCAGCATGTTCGGGTAGCAGTTCACCGAGTGTCTCCTCTGATTCCCGTGGCTTCATCTCACCAATTAGCATTTTGTGATGTTTCAATTTTAAGTTGCTTAAGTGTTTTGTTTGCCTTTATCTGTGTTTATGTTATCTGCTTAGCCTTTGATGCAACAGTTTCCTTTTGTCA
The nucleotide sequence above comes from Brassica napus cultivar Da-Ae chromosome A9, Da-Ae, whole genome shotgun sequence. Encoded proteins:
- the LOC106374635 gene encoding uncharacterized protein LOC106374635, which encodes MSKTSILLPFLLLIIFVSTSQANRQLWDGGLLGSKSGVNGIPGLQGNVNWMNPTHTCTMQGPCRGKKLTCPAACYKSSNVNKEGYKSSSKSGGCTFDCTNKCTASC